In Trichoplusia ni isolate ovarian cell line Hi5 chromosome 7, tn1, whole genome shotgun sequence, a single genomic region encodes these proteins:
- the LOC113496263 gene encoding facilitated trehalose transporter Tret1-like produces the protein MADAKKKKQCITPFMKQCFVTAGVSLNMAGSGLVVGFTTGLLQQLKAPDSIIQIDEVSGSWIAAIIGISLLVGNFLAPPLMSKFGRKIANLITIVPLIVGWTAIYFAKSITVLIMARLLQGLCMGMCTSIGSLLIGEYSSPRYRGAFLMTISVSIATAVLFVHSLGSYLSWQVTSLVCGVISIIDLFIVIYSPESPSWLANKGKYDACKQSFRWLRGDTEEDELREIINASIALKEEQAKEIKPTSLVKKIASEVDYIKTTVIKKEFLKPIIIMIHIYTLGQWNGINMLVAYPIDMFNKMVGTNANMPLLVMTLDIHRIIANTTALYVIQKVKRRTILGVTVCLNILAVIACAGYTYAKDTGLLPPDEYILGVALVHAHMFSVATGALPLCFIIAGEIFPLEYRSLAGGISVLFYSLHMFVTMKTVPLMLTTIDLFGTYIVFAVCMTYAFLVVWFLLPETKDRTLQDIEDEFRGRPLSPKELKSVQSIASMRAYTPDRRCSGTVVI, from the exons TGCTTCGTGACAGCCGGCGTGTCACTGAACATGGCCGGCTCAGGGCTGGTGGTGGGCTTCACCACTGGTCTCCTGCAGCAGCTCAAGGCTCCAGACTCTATCATCCAGATCGATGAGGTCTCCGGATCTTGGATAG cGGCTATAATTGGCATCTCATTGCTCGTCGGCAATTTCCTCGCACCGCCATTAATGTCAAAGTTTGGAAGAAAAATTGCTAACCTGATCACAATAGTACCGCTGATCGTTGGCTGGACTGCGATATACTTCGCCAAGAGCATCACCGTACTTATAATGGCTCGACTCCTTCAAGGCCTCTGCATGGGCATGTGTACATCAATAGGTTCACTTTTAATTGGAGAGTACTCCAGCCCGAGGTATCGCGGAGCCTTTTTAATGACAATATCCGTCTCCATAGCAACCGCCGTGTTATTCGTCCATTCCTTAGGCTCCTACCTTTCCTGGCAAGTCACGTCTTTGGTATGCGGTGTAATATCAATCATAGACTTGTTCATTGTCATCTACTCGCCCGAATCGCCTAGCTGGTTGGCAAACAAAGGGAAGTATGACGCTTGTAAGCAATCCTTCCGATGGTTGAGAGGGGATACCGAAGAAGACGAACTGAGAGAGATTATTAACGCGAGCATAGCTCTAAAGGAAGAACAAGCAAAGGAAATAAAACCAACATCACTAGTAAAGAAGATAGCAAGTGAAGTGGACTACATCAAAACAACAGTCATAAAGAAGGAGTTCTTGAAACCAATCATCATAATGATCCATATCTACACGTTAGGGCAGTGGAATGGCATAAACATGTTGGTAGCCTACCCGATAGACATGTTCAATAAGATGGTTGGAACAAACGCCAACATGCCGTTACTGGTGATGACTCTAGACATCCATAGGATAATAGCGAACACAACAGCGCTGTACGTGATACAAAAAGTGAAACGACGGACAATTTTAGGAGTGACTGTGTGCTTGAACATTCTGGCTGTGATAGCCTGTGCTGGTTACACTTACGCAAAGGATACAGGACTTTTACCTCCCGATGAATACATTCTTGGAGTCGCATTGGTCCATGCTCACATGTTTTCAGTAGCCACGGGCGCTCTGCCACTCTGCTTCATAATTGCTGGAGAAATATTCCCTTTAGAGTACAGAAGCCTGGCTGGAGGCATCAGCGTATTATTCTACTCTTTACACATGTTTGTTACGATGAAGACAGTGCCGTTAATGCTCACGACTATAGACTTATTCGGGACGTATATTGTCTTCGCTGTATGCATGACGTACGCTTTCCTTGTGGTCTGGTTTCTGTTACCAGAGACTAAGGATAGGACGCTCCAGGATATAGAAGATGAGTTTAGAGGCAGACCGCTGTCTCCTAAGGAGTTGAAGTCGGTTCAGTCTATTGCGTCAATGAGGGCTTATACTCCGGATAGGAGGTGTAGTGGTACTGTCGTTATATAG